One Methylocapsa sp. D3K7 DNA window includes the following coding sequences:
- a CDS encoding host attachment family protein encodes MTHLKLAPGAWVVVGDGQKALFLTNEGDEKFPNLRRLSVELHDDPPTHEQGSDAPGRTYSSIGTGRSAVEETDWHEVEKERFAASIAERINKGAQSAAFKQLVVVAPPKILGDLRREFTKETGTKILAEIPKDLTHHTIAEIERLLTAE; translated from the coding sequence ATGACACATCTTAAGCTGGCGCCTGGCGCGTGGGTCGTCGTGGGTGACGGTCAAAAGGCCCTGTTTCTGACAAACGAGGGCGACGAGAAATTTCCCAATCTGCGCCGCCTTTCGGTCGAGTTGCACGACGATCCACCCACCCATGAGCAGGGAAGCGATGCTCCGGGGCGCACTTATTCTAGCATCGGCACCGGCCGGAGCGCGGTCGAAGAGACGGATTGGCACGAAGTGGAAAAGGAGCGGTTCGCGGCTTCGATCGCGGAGCGCATCAATAAGGGTGCCCAGTCAGCGGCGTTCAAGCAACTCGTTGTCGTGGCGCCGCCCAAAATCCTCGGCGACCTGCGGCGCGAATTCACAAAAGAGACCGGAACCAAAATCCTCGCCGAAATTCCCAAGGATCTCACGCACCATACGATCGCAGAAATCGAACGTCTGCTGACGGCGGAGTAA
- a CDS encoding pentapeptide repeat-containing protein, whose product MMDHVDLSSPKFSSAEMTRAEIETSIKTSPHGGVDFSGKSLNGLDLSGLDFTGANFRAARMNRAKLSGANFDGALLDQVWAIGADFSGASLKNASLFGSQLQGANFDRADLSGARVTADLSRASLREAKFTGANLAADMKNQSMGLMRGVLKSADLAGADFEGANLALTDLQFAKFPGANLKDASLAEAEAGGADFRGAILDHTNFMGTDMTSARFKADQEQAFAGAKNLDRAFKE is encoded by the coding sequence ATGATGGACCATGTTGATCTTTCAAGTCCAAAATTTTCCTCGGCGGAAATGACACGGGCCGAGATCGAGACAAGCATCAAGACTTCGCCGCATGGGGGCGTCGATTTTTCCGGCAAGAGTCTCAATGGGCTCGACCTTTCCGGGCTCGATTTTACCGGTGCGAATTTTCGCGCGGCCAGAATGAACCGGGCCAAACTTTCGGGTGCCAATTTCGACGGCGCCCTGCTTGATCAGGTCTGGGCCATCGGCGCGGATTTTTCCGGCGCGAGCTTGAAAAACGCCAGCCTTTTCGGGAGTCAGCTGCAAGGGGCGAACTTCGACAGGGCCGATCTTTCGGGTGCCCGCGTCACTGCCGATTTGTCGCGCGCCAGTCTGCGCGAAGCGAAATTTACGGGTGCCAATCTCGCCGCTGATATGAAAAACCAGTCGATGGGTCTGATGCGCGGCGTGCTCAAATCCGCCGACCTCGCCGGGGCCGATTTCGAAGGCGCAAATCTCGCTCTAACCGATCTGCAATTTGCGAAATTTCCCGGAGCCAACCTGAAAGATGCCTCGCTTGCCGAAGCCGAGGCTGGCGGCGCTGACTTTCGCGGCGCGATTCTCGATCATACCAATTTCATGGGAACAGACATGACATCCGCCCGTTTCAAAGCGGACCAAGAACAGGCTTTCGCCGGCGCGAAAAACCTGGATCGCGCATTTAAGGAATGA
- a CDS encoding aspartate ammonia-lyase, whose translation MTKDNLQPLRTPLAGGSNIPATVTLAVPRAIDLNRVATRCEHDLLGEAAIPADAYWGIHTLRAVENFPITGVPIGHFPELIRALALVKQAAARANRRLKQLPVEKAEAIDRACDLIAKDRRYLEQFVVDAVQGGAGTSTNMNANEVIANIALEYLGHRRGEYQFLHPIDDVNMAQSTNDAYPTALRLAVIFAAAPLAQALRELAYALKAKAVEFADVLKIGRTQLQDAVPMTLGQEFDGFHTTVKEDIDRLREAAALFREVNLGATAIGTGITADPRYASLAVEELAHASGEPMVLASNLIEATSDMGAFVLFSGVLKRIAVKLSKICNDLRLLSSGPRAGFGEIRLPPVQAGSSIMPGKVNPVIPEVVSQVAYLVIGHDLTVTLCAEAGQLQLNAFEPTIGFSILESLRMLTAAIETLTKRCVNGIEADREHCLGLVENSIGLVTALSPVLGYETCSRIARRALDERRTVADIVLDEGLMTEARLNELLLLEALTRPSRIAMAAAPKPTD comes from the coding sequence ATGACAAAAGACAATCTCCAGCCACTCCGTACGCCCTTGGCCGGGGGCAGCAACATACCTGCTACGGTCACGCTCGCCGTGCCACGCGCGATTGACCTTAACCGCGTCGCAACAAGGTGCGAGCATGATCTTCTCGGTGAGGCAGCGATTCCGGCCGATGCCTATTGGGGCATACACACCCTGCGTGCCGTCGAAAACTTTCCGATTACTGGTGTACCGATCGGGCATTTTCCAGAGCTTATCCGCGCCCTTGCCCTTGTGAAACAAGCAGCGGCGCGCGCCAACCGGCGGCTCAAGCAATTGCCCGTTGAGAAAGCCGAGGCGATCGACCGCGCCTGCGATCTCATCGCGAAGGACAGGCGCTACCTCGAGCAATTCGTGGTCGATGCGGTGCAGGGAGGGGCCGGCACCTCGACCAACATGAATGCCAATGAAGTCATCGCCAATATTGCTCTGGAATATTTGGGACACAGGCGCGGCGAGTATCAATTTCTGCATCCGATTGATGACGTCAACATGGCCCAATCGACAAATGACGCTTATCCGACGGCGCTTCGTCTTGCCGTGATTTTCGCGGCGGCGCCACTCGCGCAGGCGCTGCGGGAACTTGCCTACGCCCTTAAGGCCAAGGCCGTCGAATTCGCCGACGTGCTCAAAATCGGCCGCACTCAATTGCAAGATGCGGTGCCGATGACACTTGGCCAGGAATTCGATGGCTTTCACACCACCGTCAAGGAGGACATCGACCGCTTGCGCGAAGCCGCCGCCTTGTTCCGCGAGGTGAACCTTGGGGCAACCGCAATCGGCACAGGCATCACCGCCGACCCCCGCTACGCATCCCTCGCCGTCGAGGAACTCGCGCATGCTTCGGGCGAACCAATGGTGCTCGCCAGCAATCTCATCGAAGCGACATCCGACATGGGCGCCTTTGTCTTGTTTTCTGGCGTGCTCAAGAGGATTGCGGTAAAGCTTTCGAAGATTTGCAACGATCTGCGGCTTCTCTCATCGGGTCCGCGCGCGGGCTTTGGCGAAATCCGCCTGCCGCCTGTGCAAGCAGGTTCCTCGATCATGCCGGGAAAAGTCAATCCGGTGATTCCGGAGGTCGTCAGCCAGGTCGCCTATCTCGTCATCGGCCATGATCTCACAGTGACGCTATGCGCCGAGGCTGGCCAGCTTCAACTCAACGCCTTCGAGCCGACCATTGGCTTTTCCATTTTGGAATCCCTGCGCATGCTGACTGCCGCGATCGAGACTTTGACGAAGCGTTGTGTTAACGGCATCGAGGCTGACCGAGAACACTGCCTTGGCCTCGTCGAGAATTCGATTGGCCTCGTCACTGCGCTCAGCCCTGTCCTGGGCTATGAGACATGCTCGCGCATCGCCCGGCGGGCGCTGGACGAACGGCGCACGGTTGCAGACATCGTTCTCGACGAAGGATTAATGACCGAGGCTCGGCTCAACGAACTGCTCCTGCTCGAAGCCTTGACCAGGCCGTCGCGCATCGCCATGGCTGCGGCACCAAAGCCGACAGACTGA
- a CDS encoding TonB family protein: MNLVLANSGNVAKGTGISGLQGPRDTCLPLFSRQLAAGIAASLIAHGFLIAAVMREAPPVVAAPGRVSPVEVVMESQQRPDSARDNFKRPPEVSQNRPEWTGGLGQGPAAAPLGFDSAVEGAARDLKPVHEKRGHAESQIKTGVADRFKAVAVPLPSSSGSEAMSYRFIVGGMLERVKHYPERALRRGVKGLATIGFVLDRSGGVVSAVLLRSSGDSELDAESVALVRRAAPFPVAPPGAEHSFTIEAAFGMGI; the protein is encoded by the coding sequence ATGAACTTGGTGTTGGCGAACTCAGGAAATGTGGCGAAAGGGACCGGGATTTCCGGGCTACAGGGGCCGCGCGACACTTGCCTGCCTCTGTTCTCCCGCCAGCTCGCGGCCGGTATAGCGGCCTCACTGATCGCACATGGTTTTCTCATTGCAGCAGTTATGCGTGAAGCACCGCCTGTTGTTGCCGCGCCGGGCCGGGTGAGTCCAGTTGAAGTGGTGATGGAATCACAACAAAGGCCAGATAGTGCGAGGGACAATTTCAAGCGGCCGCCGGAAGTCTCACAAAACCGGCCGGAATGGACTGGCGGTCTTGGGCAAGGACCAGCAGCAGCCCCCTTGGGCTTCGATTCCGCGGTAGAAGGTGCCGCGCGCGATTTGAAACCGGTCCACGAAAAACGGGGGCACGCGGAAAGCCAAATTAAAACAGGCGTAGCGGATCGTTTTAAAGCCGTCGCGGTGCCCTTACCGTCAAGTAGCGGCAGCGAAGCGATGAGCTACCGCTTCATCGTCGGAGGGATGCTCGAACGCGTAAAACATTATCCCGAGCGTGCTTTGCGTCGTGGCGTCAAAGGGTTGGCCACCATTGGTTTTGTTCTCGATCGGTCTGGGGGAGTGGTGTCGGCCGTTCTCCTCCGGTCCAGCGGCGACTCCGAACTCGATGCCGAAAGCGTGGCTCTGGTGCGCCGGGCTGCCCCTTTTCCAGTCGCACCCCCCGGCGCCGAACATTCCTTTACGATCGAAGCCGCTTTTGGGATGGGAATTTGA
- a CDS encoding uracil-DNA glycosylase — MAAPPPQMRLPFEPDPECGFCPRLVGFRNGLRTAQPGWHNAPVPFFGTIDAQLLVVGLAPGLNGANRTGRPFTGDFAGDLLYMTLIEYGFASGTYDARPDDGLRLVSSAITNAVRCVPPKNKPESSEINNCRLFLKRTIMAMPNLRAIVALGRIAHESVIRAYGLRLALLPFVHGSQYVLGKESAAAIGALARTKPVSLFDSYHCSRYNTNTGVLTKDMFRAVFAKVRERLADL, encoded by the coding sequence ATGGCCGCGCCGCCACCGCAAATGCGGCTTCCTTTCGAGCCTGATCCAGAATGCGGCTTCTGCCCGCGTCTCGTGGGATTCCGCAATGGGCTGAGGACGGCACAGCCCGGGTGGCACAATGCGCCGGTTCCCTTTTTTGGGACGATTGATGCGCAGCTGCTGGTCGTTGGTCTGGCGCCTGGTCTCAATGGTGCCAACCGCACGGGGCGGCCCTTCACGGGTGATTTCGCAGGCGACCTTCTTTACATGACGTTGATTGAATACGGCTTCGCGTCCGGAACTTATGATGCGCGACCCGATGATGGCTTACGGCTCGTTTCGAGCGCAATCACCAACGCTGTCCGCTGCGTGCCGCCGAAAAATAAGCCTGAGTCTTCTGAAATCAACAACTGCCGCCTCTTCCTGAAGAGAACCATCATGGCGATGCCGAACTTGCGAGCGATCGTCGCGCTTGGCCGGATTGCGCATGAATCTGTTATCCGGGCCTATGGCCTCCGGCTTGCGCTGCTACCCTTCGTACATGGCTCTCAATATGTCCTGGGCAAAGAATCGGCGGCGGCAATAGGTGCCCTTGCTCGGACGAAGCCGGTGTCGCTTTTCGACAGCTATCATTGTTCCAGATACAATACGAATACGGGCGTGCTGACGAAAGATATGTTCCGGGCAGTTTTCGCCAAGGTTCGGGAAAGGTTGGCCGACTTATAA
- a CDS encoding NYN domain-containing protein, protein MADQERIALFIDGANLYATAKSLSFDIDYKRLLKEFQSRGKLIRAFYYTALVEDQEYSSIRPLVDWLDYNGYAVVTKPTKEFVDSLGRRKVKGNMDIELAVDAMEMADHIDHLVLFSGDGDFRSLVEAVQRKGVRVSVVSTNATQPSMVADELRRQADEFIDIVHLAQKIGRDPGERVDHPQKAQGRRPVPAGNFDPALTDDRL, encoded by the coding sequence ATGGCGGATCAGGAGCGCATTGCGCTATTCATCGACGGAGCGAACTTGTACGCGACTGCTAAGTCGCTGAGTTTCGACATCGATTACAAACGGCTGCTCAAGGAATTTCAAAGCCGCGGCAAACTGATCCGGGCGTTTTATTATACCGCCTTGGTGGAGGATCAGGAATATTCCTCGATCCGGCCGCTGGTCGATTGGCTGGATTACAATGGCTATGCGGTGGTGACCAAGCCGACAAAGGAATTTGTTGATTCGCTCGGCCGCCGCAAGGTCAAGGGCAATATGGATATTGAACTTGCCGTCGATGCCATGGAAATGGCCGACCATATCGATCATCTGGTCCTTTTTTCAGGCGACGGGGATTTCCGTTCGCTTGTCGAAGCGGTTCAGCGCAAAGGAGTGCGCGTATCTGTCGTTTCCACCAATGCGACGCAGCCTTCCATGGTCGCCGATGAATTGCGCCGGCAGGCGGACGAATTCATCGATATCGTGCATCTCGCTCAGAAAATTGGCCGTGACCCGGGTGAGCGGGTCGACCACCCACAAAAGGCACAAGGAAGGCGTCCTGTGCCAGCAGGCAATTTCGACCCCGCATTGACCGACGATCGTCTCTAA
- the rpoZ gene encoding DNA-directed RNA polymerase subunit omega encodes MARVTVEDCIDKVENRFELVLIASHRARIIAAGAPIMVDRDNDKNPVVALREIAESSLAPDDLKEDFIQSLQKHVEVDEPEAEAVPALSAAEGVLQTDAMGDMQFDRMTEEDLLRGLEGLVPPADTEDDGD; translated from the coding sequence ATGGCCCGCGTCACCGTTGAAGACTGCATCGACAAAGTTGAAAACCGTTTTGAACTCGTGCTCATCGCGAGTCACCGGGCGCGGATTATCGCTGCTGGAGCGCCGATCATGGTCGACCGCGACAACGATAAAAACCCCGTTGTCGCGCTGCGGGAGATCGCCGAATCGTCGCTGGCGCCAGACGATCTCAAGGAAGATTTCATTCAATCCTTGCAGAAACACGTCGAGGTCGACGAGCCCGAAGCCGAAGCCGTACCGGCGCTTTCCGCGGCCGAGGGCGTGCTGCAGACGGACGCCATGGGGGATATGCAGTTCGACCGGATGACCGAGGAGGATCTTTTGCGAGGGCTGGAAGGCCTCGTGCCGCCAGCCGACACTGAGGACGACGGCGACTGA